From one Humulus lupulus chromosome 8, drHumLupu1.1, whole genome shotgun sequence genomic stretch:
- the LOC133797315 gene encoding 12-oxophytodienoate reductase 3-like, with product MGEIIAPVGLNLFSPYKMANFNLSHRVVLAPMTRCRALDEIPGAALAEYYKQRSTQGGFLITEGTSISNTSAGFPNVPGIYKEEQVEAWKNVVDGVHDKGGIIFCQLWHVGRASHQVFQPVGGSPISSTDKPISNKWRVVLPDGSFGTYPKPHALETFEIHEVVEDYRRAAINAIQAGFDGIEIHSAHGYLLDQFLKDGINDRTDKYGGSIENRCKLLMQVVEAVVSAIGVNRVGVRISPAIDHLDALDSDPLGLGLAVIERLNKLQLDQGSQLSYLHVTQPRFTATGKTESGRPGREEEDARLMRTLRKTYQGTFMCSGGYTRELGMQAIADDEADLVSFGRLFISNPDLVLRFQLNAPLNKYDRTTFYTQDPVVGYTDYPFLN from the exons ATGGGGGAAATCATTGCACCAGTGGGACTCAATCTGTTTTCCCCTTACAAGATGGCCAACTTCAATCTCTCTCACAG GGTGGTGCTTGCGCCAATGACGAGGTGCAGAGCTTTGGATGAAATCCCTGGGGCTGCTCTGGCCGAGTACTACAAACAGAGGTCCACCCAAGGCGGATTCCTCATCACTGAAGGGACTTCCATCTCCAACACCTCAGCGGG tttccCAAATGTCCCTGGGATTTACAAAGAAGAACAGGTGGAGGCGTGGAAGAACGTAGTGGACGGAGTTCATGATAAAGGAGGCATCATTTTCTGTCAACTTTGGCACGTTGGTCGTGCCTCTCATCAAG TTTTTCAACCTGTTGGGGGGTCACCAATATCTTCAACGGACAAGCCCATTTCAAACAAGTGGAGAGTTGTGTTGCCAGACGGGTCATTTGGGACGTATCCTAAGCCTCATGCCTTGGAGACCTTTGAAATACATGAGGTGGTGGAGGATTATCGCCGTGCGGCCATAAATGCCATTCAAGCCG GTTTTGATGGAATTGAAATCCACAGTGCACATGGATACCTGCTTGACCAGTTCTTAAAGGATGGGATCAATGATCGAACTGACAAGTACGGTGGCTCTATTGAAAACCGTTGCAAATTGTTAATGCAAGTGGTTGAAGCAGTAGTCTCGGCCATTGGTGTTAATAGAGTAGGTGTTAGAATTTCACCAGCAATCGATCACCTTGACGCCCTGGACTCGGACCCGCTCGGCCTTGGTTTAGCAGTGATAGAGAGGCTTAACAAGCTCCAACTGGACCAGGGATCACAGCTCTCTTATCTCCATGTGACTCAGCCTCGATTCACTGCCACTGGTAAGACGGAATCAGGCAGACCCggtagagaagaagaagatgccCGCTTAATGAGGACACTAAGGAAAACCTACCAGGGAACCTTCATGTGTAGTGGTGGCTACACTCGGGAGCTGGGAATGCAAGCCATAGCCGATGATGAGGCAGATTTGGTGTCTTTTGGTCGTCTTTTTATCTCAAACCCTGATTTAGTATTGAGATTTCAGCTGAATGCACCTTTGAATAAGTACGATAGGACTACCTTTTACACACAGGATCCTGTTGTTGGGTACACTGATTACCCTTTTCTTAATTAG